A single Elephas maximus indicus isolate mEleMax1 chromosome 2, mEleMax1 primary haplotype, whole genome shotgun sequence DNA region contains:
- the LOC126069947 gene encoding peptidyl-prolyl cis-trans isomerase FKBP3-like translates to MAANVPQRAWTVEQLRSEQLPKKDIIKFLQSHGSDSFLAEHKLLGNIKNVAKTANKEHLATAYNHLFETKRFKGTESINKVLEQVKNVKVNDDNPKETKTEETLEEGPPKYTKSVLQKGDKTNFPKKGDVVHCWYTGTLQDGTVFDTNIPTSSKKKKNAKPLSFKVEVGKVIRGWDEALLTMSKGEKAQLEIEPEWAYGKKGQPDAKIPPNAKLIFEVELVDID, encoded by the coding sequence ATGGCGGCGAACGTTCCACAGCGAGCGTGGACTGTGGAGCAACTGCGCAGCGAGCAACTGCCCAAGAAGGACATTATCAAGTTTCTGCAGAGTCATGGTTCAGATTCGTTTCTTGCAGAACATAAGCTATTAGGAAACATTAAAAATGTGGCTAAGACAGCAAACAAGGAACATCTGGCTACAGCTTATAACCATCTTTTTGAAACTAAGCGTTTCAAAGGTACTGAAAGTATAAATAAGGTGTTAGAGCAGGTGAAAAATGTGAAGGTTAATGACGACAACCCCAAAGAAACCAAGACTGAAGAGACTCTGGAAGAGGGTccaccaaaatacacaaaatccgTTCTTCAAAAGGGAGATAAAACCAACTTTCCCAAAAAGGGAGATGTTGTTCACTGTTGGTATACAGGAACACTACAGGATGGGACTGTTTTTGATACTAATATTCCAACAagttcaaagaagaagaaaaatgccaAGCCTTTAAGTTTTAAGGTTGAAGTTGGCAAAGTAATCAGAGGATGGGATGAAGCACTCCTTACTATGAGTAAGGGAGAAAAGGCTCAACTAGAGATTGAACCTGAATGGGCTTATGGGAAGAAAGGACAGCCTGATGCCAAAATTCCACCAAATGCAAAACTCATTTTTGAAGTGGAATTAGTGGATATTGATTGA